A part of Setaria viridis chromosome 8, Setaria_viridis_v4.0, whole genome shotgun sequence genomic DNA contains:
- the LOC117833704 gene encoding wax ester synthase/diacylglycerol acyltransferase 11, with protein sequence MGDHSASPVSPPPLPMLSIDTRGVGATGKADDEPLSPTAQLYGDFCIVAVVGLAAPIDIELARAGLEVTLVRHPRFSSIHVTDGPEHRWVRTPVNLDDHIIVPDLDPAAIAADPDKVLEDYVSSLSTLPMDKSRPLWELHILDFPTSEAASAAVFRINHALGDGTSLISLLLACTRSAADPKALPVMPSAMPPPARLKGRRRVYGASPTPARSAGAMPFVAWVLSCVLLAWHTIVDVVSFAALALDLVRDPRTVFTGVKGVEFRRKRFVSRGLSLDDVKHVKNVLGCTVNDVLVGVTAAALSRYYFRKSGDDATKKDVCLRSLLMVNVRSTPGIQELAQMMEPSKHNGVKWGNPVGQIILPFYIAMYDDPLEYVRKAKKVVDRKKHSLEVIVTHGIGKRGTELFGTKVSGAIFHRMVSNTTVAFSNMIGPVEQVEFYGHRVVYIAPSVCGNTSALTIHWQSYADTIRVVLAVDDSQFPDCHHLLDDFAESLKLIREAASAHYQEAGNS encoded by the exons ATGGGTGACCACAGTGCCAGCCCCGTCTCACCACCGCCATTGCCCATGCTTTCAATAGACACTCGTGGAGTTGGGGCAACCGGCAAAGCGGACGATGAGCCCCTGAGCCCCACGGCACAATTGTACGGCGATTTCTGtatcgtcgccgtcgtcggcctcGCTGCGCCCATCGACATTGAACTGGCTCGCGCCGGCCTCGAGGTCACCCTCGTGCGGCACCCTCGCTTCTCCAGCATCCAT GTGACAGACGGGCCAGAGCATCGATGGGTCCGGACGCCGGTGAACCTGGACGACCACATCATCGTCCCGGACCTTGaccccgccgccatcgccgccgacccCGACAAGGTCCTGGAGGACTACGTGTCCTCCCTGTCCACGCTCCCCATGGACAAGTCACGGCCGCTGTGGGAGCTCCACATCCTGGACTTCCCGACCTCCGAAGCGGCGTCGGCCGCCGTGTTCCGCATCAACCACGCCCTCGGCGACGGCACGTCACTGATCTCCCTGCTCCTGGCGTGCACGCGGAGTGCCGCCGACCCCAAGGCCCTGCCGGTGATGCCGTCGGCcatgccgccgcccgcgcgcctcAAGGGGCGGCGCCGCGTCTACGGggcctcgccgacgccggcaAGGTCGGCGGGCGCCATGCCGTTCGTCGCCTGGGTCCTGTCCTGCGTCCTGCTCGCCTGGCACACCATCGTGGACGTCGTGAGCTTCGCCGCCTTGGCGCTGGACCTCGTCAGGGACCCGCGCACGGTGTTCACGGGCGTGAAGGGCGTCGAGTTCAGGCGCAAGCGCTTCGTCAGCCGCGGTCTCAGCCTCGACGACGTCAAGCATGTCAAGAACGTCCTCGGCTGC ACAGTAAATGACGTGTTAGTCGGAGTGACAGCAGCTGCGCTATCCCGGTATTACTTCCGAAAGTCCG GCGACGATGCCACCAAGAAAGATGTGTGCTTGAGATCACTCCTAATGGTGAATGTAAGGTCAACACCTGGCATACAA gagtTAGCGCAGATGATGGAACCTAGCAAGCATAATGGTGTAAAATGGGGAAATCCAGTGGGGCAAATCATACTCCCGTTCTACATTGCTATGTATGATGACCCTCTTGAATATGTCCGCAAAGCAAAGAAGGTTGTAGATAGGAAAAAACATTCACTAGAGGTAATCGTCACGCATGGAATTGGAAAAAGGGGCACTGAACTTTTTGGCACCAAG GTTTCAGGTGCTATCTTCCATCGTATGGTATCTAATACCACAGTGGCGTTCTCCAACATGATTGGTCCAGTTGAGCAAGTAGAGTTTTATGGGCACCGGGTTGTCTACATTGCACCTAGCGTATGTGGGAACACATCG GCACTTACTATCCATTGGCAAAGCTACGCCGACACCATCAGGGTTGTGCTTGCAGTGGATGACTCACAATTTCCAGATTGTCATCACCTTCTAGATGACTTCGCTGAGTCCCTGAAACTAATTAGAGAAGCAGCATCAGCGCACTACCAGGAAGCGGGAAACTCCTGA